A region of Thermococcus piezophilus DNA encodes the following proteins:
- a CDS encoding SLC45 family MFS transporter encodes MKDFKYSRIFILGFGFFGISIIWALYNAYVPIFLQDTFNLSKTVTGFIMTIDNLFAVILLPFLGALSDMTRTRLGRRKPYILLGAPLAALMFALIPVAREYENLALFMGTIILMNFFMALFRSPVIAFMPDITPSEKRSQANGIINFMGGLGALFAYFGGKMLYDINYVLPFYVGAAIMLLANLFVVLFVPEPGRYRKAGEVRVKLSQLLKETSRKSSGELKENLKDVFASREKSLLAILLAIFFWFIAFNSLETFFTSYAKYHLGIEESTGAFMLGVFSLSFMIFAIPAGFLGGRVGRKRTITIGLLVVVAIMLAAYQVGETSKPASSSLGDPVVMTFMGLFFVGGIGWAMVNVNSLPMVVDMTTEEKLGGYTGLYYFFSQAANLVAPPLSGAFIDVAGYKTLLLFATVFFVLALVTMQFVRRGDIVKSKGDVYDYVPEMD; translated from the coding sequence ATGAAGGACTTCAAGTACAGCAGGATATTCATCCTTGGTTTTGGCTTCTTTGGGATAAGTATAATATGGGCGCTCTACAACGCTTATGTGCCTATTTTCCTGCAGGACACGTTTAACCTCAGCAAGACTGTCACCGGCTTTATCATGACGATAGACAACCTCTTCGCAGTCATCCTCCTTCCATTCCTCGGGGCTCTGAGCGATATGACCCGAACGCGCCTTGGGAGGAGGAAGCCATACATACTCTTGGGTGCTCCTTTGGCGGCTCTTATGTTTGCACTTATACCCGTGGCCAGGGAGTACGAAAACTTGGCTCTCTTCATGGGGACCATTATCCTGATGAACTTCTTCATGGCTCTCTTCCGCTCGCCGGTCATAGCCTTCATGCCAGACATAACGCCGAGTGAGAAGAGGAGCCAGGCCAATGGGATAATCAACTTTATGGGTGGTCTTGGAGCGCTCTTTGCCTACTTTGGAGGCAAAATGCTCTACGACATCAATTATGTGCTTCCTTTCTACGTTGGCGCCGCGATAATGCTTCTCGCTAACCTCTTCGTGGTGCTTTTCGTGCCTGAGCCTGGGAGGTACAGGAAAGCGGGCGAGGTCAGGGTCAAACTGAGTCAACTCCTCAAGGAAACCAGCCGGAAGAGCTCCGGTGAGCTGAAGGAAAATCTTAAGGATGTCTTTGCTAGCAGGGAAAAGAGTCTGCTTGCGATACTGCTGGCAATATTCTTCTGGTTCATAGCATTCAACTCGCTAGAGACATTCTTTACGAGCTACGCAAAATACCATCTCGGAATTGAGGAGAGCACCGGTGCCTTTATGCTGGGCGTGTTCTCGCTTAGCTTTATGATATTCGCTATTCCAGCGGGCTTTCTCGGTGGCAGGGTTGGAAGAAAGAGAACCATAACCATTGGCCTGCTCGTGGTTGTGGCAATAATGCTCGCGGCCTACCAGGTCGGTGAAACCTCAAAACCCGCGAGCAGTTCCCTCGGAGACCCCGTTGTGATGACCTTTATGGGACTCTTCTTCGTGGGTGGCATAGGCTGGGCGATGGTGAACGTTAACTCCCTGCCAATGGTTGTGGACATGACCACCGAAGAAAAGCTCGGCGGCTACACTGGCCTCTACTACTTCTTCAGCCAGGCGGCAAACCTCGTTGCACCTCCTCTCTCTGGAGCCTTCATAGACGTTGCGGGCTACAAGACGCTGCTGCTATTTGCGACGGTCTTTTTCGTGCTGGCCCTCGTAACGATGCAGTTCGTCAGGAGAGGCGACATCGTAAAGAGCAAGGGGGATGTGTACGACTACGTGCCCGAGATGGACTGA
- a CDS encoding glycerophosphodiester phosphodiesterase family protein, with the protein MRIVILGHRGFRGRLENTIPAFRRVLRYADGIEFDVRVTGDGKLVTHHDRGFQADGSYHYLRELSLRELRRLHPNGKLIPTVGSVFKKSRDVPLNADMKEIEAVEDVVTLAERFGVLENTVFSTESREIAKRLMKECPFCRVGFSIVGYSSISHLARLKGLYSIHVPIDAVGYIGYRNLITLLMTLRKRRLRVYLWNYQMDELLWVPRLKSLVDVIISDDPAKLRKVF; encoded by the coding sequence ATGAGGATCGTAATCCTCGGCCACAGAGGCTTCAGAGGGAGGCTCGAGAACACCATTCCTGCCTTTAGGCGGGTACTCCGATACGCCGACGGTATAGAGTTCGACGTGAGGGTCACAGGCGATGGAAAGCTCGTGACCCACCACGACAGGGGCTTCCAAGCTGATGGTTCCTATCACTATCTGCGGGAGCTGAGCCTTAGGGAGCTGAGAAGGCTCCACCCCAATGGAAAGCTCATTCCAACAGTCGGAAGCGTTTTCAAGAAATCCAGGGACGTTCCTCTCAACGCCGACATGAAGGAGATAGAAGCCGTAGAGGATGTTGTAACCCTAGCCGAGAGGTTTGGAGTCCTTGAAAACACTGTCTTTTCAACCGAGAGCAGAGAAATCGCGAAACGTCTCATGAAGGAATGCCCATTCTGCAGAGTTGGCTTTTCAATAGTCGGCTATTCCTCTATCAGCCATCTCGCAAGGTTGAAAGGCCTTTATTCTATCCACGTGCCGATAGATGCAGTGGGATATATTGGATACAGAAATCTCATTACCCTACTCATGACACTTCGGAAGAGGAGACTGCGGGTTTACCTCTGGAACTACCAAATGGACGAGCTTCTCTGGGTTCCGAGGCTAAAGAGCCTCGTAGACGTTATCATCTCTGACGATCCGGCAAAGCTGAGGAAAGTTTTTTAG
- a CDS encoding phospho-sugar mutase, whose product MEVYYSQRFNPEELALLGRAIGTISHGTIIVGRDGRAISRYGKRAMVVGIVSTGSTIMDVRLIPLIALKDFAYRKGLPLAYVYYYGGIRVYVSGIDSEEIKAILESKSFIEAQPNDIGATVYYPNALDDFLHEIFKHYNFRIKGKALVDAMNTPAVLFFPRMSEHFGFEAELINDMMTSYLPPKPKEVFLHKLSKGDYDFGLRFRPEGVVEFYKDGEELEFGSIWKLFDHMKKNL is encoded by the coding sequence GTGGAGGTGTATTACTCCCAGAGATTCAATCCAGAGGAACTCGCCCTGCTTGGAAGGGCAATAGGAACGATATCCCACGGCACGATAATAGTCGGAAGGGACGGCAGAGCCATCTCGCGCTACGGGAAAAGGGCAATGGTGGTCGGCATAGTCAGTACGGGCTCGACGATAATGGACGTCAGGCTGATACCCCTCATAGCCCTCAAGGACTTCGCCTACAGGAAGGGCCTTCCTTTGGCCTACGTCTACTACTACGGCGGCATTCGTGTCTACGTCAGCGGAATAGACAGCGAGGAGATAAAGGCCATCCTGGAGAGCAAGAGCTTCATCGAGGCCCAGCCCAACGATATAGGTGCAACGGTCTACTACCCGAACGCGCTCGACGACTTTCTGCATGAGATCTTCAAGCACTACAACTTCCGTATCAAGGGTAAGGCCCTTGTGGATGCCATGAACACTCCAGCAGTTCTCTTCTTCCCGAGGATGAGCGAGCACTTCGGCTTTGAGGCCGAGCTTATAAACGACATGATGACGAGTTACCTGCCACCAAAACCAAAGGAGGTCTTCCTCCACAAGCTGAGCAAGGGTGACTACGACTTCGGTCTTCGCTTCAGGCCAGAAGGCGTGGTGGAGTTCTACAAAGACGGGGAAGAACTCGAGTTTGGAAGCATATGGAAGCTCTTCGACCACATGAAGAAGAACCTCTAA
- a CDS encoding glycerophosphodiester phosphodiesterase family protein, whose translation MPWERKGVIVLGHRGYMSKYPENSLLAFKEAIEAGADGIELDVWLTRDGKVIVMHDESIDRTSNLSGKQKGMTLEELKRADIGMGEKIPTLEEVFEVLPKDTLINVELKDVDAAKETACIVLENNPERVMVSSFEIDALREYRKYDRETTMGLLIDREEVVPLILKLKEELNLWSINVPMEAIPIIGLEKTLQALGWARSLGLRVALWTENDELFYLNDNLAKLKGLFEVIIANDVERMIEYLRRLGLR comes from the coding sequence ATGCCATGGGAACGGAAAGGAGTAATAGTCCTCGGACACAGGGGATATATGAGTAAGTACCCAGAAAACAGCCTCCTGGCCTTCAAGGAGGCAATCGAGGCAGGGGCCGATGGAATCGAACTCGATGTCTGGCTCACCCGGGACGGAAAAGTCATAGTCATGCATGATGAGAGCATAGACAGGACGAGCAACTTAAGCGGGAAGCAGAAGGGGATGACGCTGGAAGAGCTAAAAAGGGCCGACATAGGTATGGGAGAGAAGATACCCACGCTGGAAGAGGTTTTTGAGGTCCTTCCGAAAGATACCCTGATAAACGTCGAGCTCAAAGACGTTGATGCCGCCAAAGAAACAGCCTGCATAGTCCTGGAGAACAACCCCGAGAGAGTCATGGTTTCCTCCTTCGAAATCGACGCCCTGAGGGAGTACCGCAAATACGACAGAGAGACCACCATGGGACTCCTCATAGACAGGGAGGAAGTTGTGCCGCTCATACTAAAGCTCAAGGAGGAACTCAACCTCTGGTCGATAAACGTCCCGATGGAGGCCATCCCAATAATCGGCCTTGAGAAGACCCTACAAGCGCTCGGCTGGGCCCGCTCGCTCGGCCTCAGGGTTGCCCTCTGGACGGAGAACGACGAGCTGTTCTACCTCAATGATAACTTAGCGAAGCTAAAAGGTCTCTTTGAGGTCATCATAGCGAACGACGTCGAGAGAATGATTGAATACTTAAGGAGATTGGGACTCAGGTAA
- the glpK gene encoding glycerol kinase GlpK, protein MDRFILSLDEGTTSSRAIVFDKESNVLGVGQYEFPQHYPKPGWVEHNPEEIWEAQLKAIKTALRNAKITPEQIAAIGITNQRETTIVWDKSGKPIYNAIVWQCRRTAEMVEEIKREHGDVIKEKTGLVPDAYFSASKLKWLLDNVPGLRGKAEKGEVLFGTVDTFLIYKLTGEHVTDYSNASRTMLFNIKRLEWDDELLEIFDIPEAILPEVKESSEIYGYTKRELLGAEVPVSGDAGDQQAALFGQACFEEGMVKATYGTGNFILANTGRMLLYSDNLLTTIAWGLDGRVTYALEGSVFITGAAVQWLRDGIRIIKDAAETEEMAEKLASNEGVYFVPAFVGLGAPYWDQFARGLIIGITRGTGREHLARATLEAIAYLTRDVVDEMEKLVQIKELRVDGGATRNNFLMRFQADILNKRVIRPVVQETTALGAAYLAGLAVDYWGGLKEIKELWKTERIFEPNMDEETRKRLYAGWKEAVRRSIGWAKVVQL, encoded by the coding sequence ATGGACAGGTTCATTCTCTCACTCGATGAGGGAACTACCTCCTCAAGGGCGATAGTCTTTGATAAGGAAAGCAACGTCCTCGGCGTTGGCCAGTACGAGTTCCCCCAGCACTACCCAAAGCCCGGCTGGGTGGAGCACAACCCCGAGGAGATATGGGAAGCCCAGCTTAAGGCGATAAAAACCGCTCTTAGGAACGCCAAAATTACCCCAGAGCAGATAGCTGCAATAGGCATAACCAACCAGCGCGAAACTACGATCGTGTGGGACAAGAGCGGAAAGCCCATCTACAACGCCATAGTGTGGCAGTGCAGAAGAACGGCAGAGATGGTTGAGGAGATAAAGAGGGAACACGGAGATGTAATCAAGGAGAAGACCGGCCTCGTCCCGGATGCCTACTTCTCCGCCTCAAAGCTCAAGTGGCTCCTCGACAACGTTCCCGGGCTAAGGGGAAAGGCCGAGAAAGGGGAGGTTCTCTTCGGAACAGTCGATACTTTTCTCATCTACAAACTCACAGGCGAGCACGTTACCGATTACTCCAACGCCTCAAGGACGATGCTCTTCAACATCAAGAGGCTCGAATGGGATGACGAGCTCCTCGAAATCTTCGATATTCCCGAGGCCATCCTCCCGGAGGTTAAAGAATCGAGTGAGATTTATGGCTACACAAAGAGAGAACTCTTAGGCGCGGAGGTTCCAGTAAGTGGAGACGCTGGAGACCAGCAGGCTGCTTTATTTGGTCAGGCATGCTTTGAGGAGGGCATGGTTAAAGCCACCTACGGGACAGGCAACTTCATCCTGGCCAACACTGGAAGGATGCTCCTCTACTCAGACAACCTTCTGACGACAATAGCCTGGGGGCTTGATGGAAGGGTCACCTACGCCCTCGAAGGAAGCGTGTTCATAACTGGGGCAGCAGTTCAATGGCTCCGTGACGGGATTAGAATCATCAAAGATGCCGCCGAGACAGAGGAGATGGCCGAAAAGCTGGCCTCGAACGAGGGAGTCTACTTTGTCCCCGCTTTTGTGGGTCTTGGGGCACCGTACTGGGATCAGTTCGCGAGGGGACTGATAATCGGAATAACGCGGGGAACAGGAAGGGAGCACCTCGCGAGGGCCACGCTCGAGGCGATAGCCTATCTCACGCGCGATGTCGTTGATGAAATGGAAAAGCTGGTGCAGATTAAAGAGCTTCGCGTTGACGGAGGAGCCACGAGGAACAACTTTCTCATGAGGTTCCAGGCTGACATCCTCAACAAGCGTGTCATTAGACCCGTTGTACAAGAAACAACGGCCCTAGGTGCGGCATATTTGGCCGGTCTTGCCGTGGACTACTGGGGAGGGCTAAAGGAGATAAAGGAGCTCTGGAAGACCGAGAGGATTTTTGAACCGAATATGGACGAAGAAACGAGAAAAAGGCTATACGCTGGGTGGAAAGAGGCCGTCAGACGTTCGATAGGGTGGGCAAAGGTTGTCCAACTTTAG
- a CDS encoding alpha/beta hydrolase, with protein sequence MGWLTVIALLAFLFLAFVAFVSYKMVKPPRLIEDWTPKEFGHDYEDVTIETRDGLKLSGWWIDNGSDKTVIPLHGYTSSRWYSLYMKPTVEFLLKEGYNVLVFDFRAHGRSGGKYTTVSDKELTDVLSAIDWLKKEHPDKAEKIGLIGFSMGAMVTIRALAEDERTCCGVADSPPMDLDKTGARGLRYFANLPEWLYTFVKPFTKLFSGGREIHPIEYADRVRKPLLIIAGEKDPLVKVEEVRAFYERNKRINPNVELWVTDATHVRTLKFHPEEWKAKVGEFLRKWMA encoded by the coding sequence ATGGGATGGCTTACAGTTATTGCCCTTCTCGCCTTTCTGTTTTTGGCTTTTGTCGCTTTCGTGAGCTACAAGATGGTGAAGCCACCAAGGCTCATCGAGGACTGGACGCCTAAGGAGTTTGGCCACGACTATGAGGATGTCACGATAGAAACGCGCGATGGGCTCAAGCTGAGCGGCTGGTGGATTGACAACGGGAGCGATAAGACAGTGATACCGCTCCACGGCTACACTTCCAGCAGGTGGTATTCCCTCTACATGAAGCCCACAGTCGAGTTTCTGCTCAAGGAGGGCTACAACGTGCTTGTCTTCGACTTCCGCGCCCACGGGAGGAGCGGGGGTAAATACACAACGGTGAGCGATAAGGAGTTAACCGACGTCTTATCTGCCATCGACTGGCTGAAGAAGGAGCACCCAGACAAGGCGGAGAAGATAGGCCTAATCGGCTTCTCGATGGGCGCAATGGTGACCATAAGGGCCCTTGCAGAGGATGAAAGGACCTGCTGTGGTGTGGCAGATTCGCCGCCGATGGATCTCGACAAAACTGGAGCTAGGGGGCTCAGGTACTTTGCCAACCTGCCGGAGTGGCTCTACACCTTTGTCAAGCCATTCACCAAGCTCTTCAGTGGCGGAAGGGAAATCCACCCGATAGAGTACGCCGACAGAGTCAGAAAGCCCCTCCTCATCATAGCCGGTGAAAAGGACCCGCTCGTCAAGGTCGAGGAAGTCAGAGCTTTCTACGAGCGGAACAAGAGAATCAATCCGAACGTCGAGCTGTGGGTTACCGATGCCACCCATGTCAGGACGCTCAAGTTCCATCCCGAGGAGTGGAAAGCGAAGGTCGGGGAGTTTCTGAGGAAGTGGATGGCTTGA
- a CDS encoding NAD(P)/FAD-dependent oxidoreductase — MKTKVAIIGAGISGASIARVLSRYENLEVHLIEKAPDVGWGVSKANTALIHGGYDDDPKKYPMRAKLCIKGNRLWHEWVKELQIPHIWNGALIVATKEEDFDELERLIERGRENGIPEMRIVDRDELFHLEPGLTKEAIGALWVPIVGQIGPIPAVIAIVENAVANGVKTHLETEVRGIKVENGEVKGVETNNGFIEADIVINAAGLYADEVARMAGIDYFEIHPRKGEYFLFDDAIPGPKRVLFPTPTPISKGIVVTTEISGHLMIGPNAQDLPPEEKEDLATTRGGLEQVWEGAKKLWPNLPPKWKVIRTFAGLRPEPTGGDFIIKAEEEVWGFINVAGIRSPGLTSAPAIAYEVAEIIQCDLGVGLVEKTKWNPYRKEITHFFMLSPAQINELVKKNPAYGKVICRCNHVSEGDVLEAIERMKFIGVKMPSVDSVKFRTKATTGTCQGSFCRPRIIQLLAKEYNIPPWKVTLKGSGSEIGIGDVKVLVRGDEA; from the coding sequence ATGAAAACGAAGGTCGCCATTATCGGCGCCGGTATAAGCGGAGCAAGTATAGCGCGCGTTCTCAGCAGATACGAGAACCTCGAAGTGCATCTGATCGAAAAAGCCCCCGATGTGGGTTGGGGGGTCAGTAAAGCCAACACCGCTCTGATACACGGGGGCTACGACGATGACCCAAAGAAATATCCCATGAGAGCCAAGCTGTGCATCAAAGGCAACCGCTTGTGGCACGAGTGGGTTAAGGAGCTCCAGATACCTCACATCTGGAACGGAGCTTTGATAGTCGCCACCAAAGAGGAAGATTTTGACGAGCTCGAGAGGCTCATCGAGCGTGGAAGGGAGAACGGCATTCCAGAGATGAGGATAGTTGATAGAGATGAGCTGTTCCACCTTGAACCCGGCCTGACGAAAGAAGCAATTGGAGCCCTCTGGGTGCCGATAGTCGGACAGATAGGCCCTATTCCAGCGGTCATAGCCATTGTGGAGAACGCCGTTGCCAACGGGGTTAAAACACACCTTGAGACTGAAGTGAGAGGAATAAAAGTCGAGAATGGGGAAGTTAAGGGTGTCGAAACCAATAACGGGTTCATCGAGGCGGATATAGTCATCAACGCCGCTGGACTTTATGCCGATGAAGTAGCGCGCATGGCAGGGATAGATTACTTTGAGATACATCCAAGGAAGGGCGAATACTTCCTCTTTGATGATGCCATACCCGGGCCAAAGCGCGTTCTCTTCCCAACTCCAACACCGATAAGCAAGGGGATAGTGGTCACAACCGAGATAAGCGGTCATCTGATGATAGGGCCTAACGCCCAAGACCTGCCACCTGAGGAAAAAGAGGACCTCGCAACGACGAGGGGGGGTCTTGAGCAGGTCTGGGAAGGAGCTAAAAAGCTCTGGCCCAACCTTCCGCCGAAGTGGAAGGTCATCAGAACGTTCGCCGGCCTCAGACCAGAACCAACGGGTGGGGACTTCATAATAAAGGCCGAAGAGGAGGTCTGGGGCTTCATCAACGTGGCCGGAATACGCTCTCCGGGATTAACCAGCGCCCCAGCCATCGCCTACGAGGTGGCTGAGATAATTCAATGCGACCTCGGAGTAGGCTTGGTTGAAAAGACCAAGTGGAATCCCTACAGGAAGGAAATCACCCACTTCTTCATGCTCTCGCCGGCTCAAATAAACGAGCTCGTCAAGAAGAACCCCGCCTACGGAAAGGTGATCTGCAGATGCAACCATGTGAGCGAAGGTGACGTCCTCGAGGCCATAGAAAGGATGAAGTTCATAGGCGTGAAGATGCCGAGCGTCGATTCCGTCAAGTTCCGCACGAAGGCCACAACCGGAACCTGTCAGGGAAGCTTCTGCAGACCCAGGATAATCCAGCTCCTCGCAAAGGAGTACAACATCCCGCCGTGGAAGGTTACACTGAAAGGAAGCGGCAGCGAAATTGGAATAGGAGACGTCAAGGTCCTCGTGAGGGGGGATGAGGCGTGA
- the tmk gene encoding dTMP kinase, whose translation MFIVIEGIDGAGKSTQAKLLAKWFEEKGYDVVLTKEPTDTAFGKLIRRLVLTGGREGIIDGARISHEAEALLFAADRAEHVHKLIKPSIGAGKIVISDRYFYSSLAYQWARGLDLDWLIDLNRFAIRPDLVILLDLPVKESMKRINGRSIKTEFDKIVELQKKVRENYLKLAERFPEMKIVNALASVKDIHNDIVALVEHELLKK comes from the coding sequence ATGTTCATTGTTATCGAGGGCATAGATGGTGCTGGTAAATCAACTCAAGCAAAGCTTCTAGCGAAGTGGTTCGAGGAAAAAGGCTACGACGTGGTTCTAACTAAAGAGCCAACAGATACAGCCTTCGGAAAGCTCATCAGAAGGCTCGTCCTCACCGGCGGCAGGGAGGGCATAATAGACGGAGCTCGAATAAGCCACGAGGCTGAGGCGCTTCTCTTCGCAGCAGATAGAGCGGAGCACGTCCACAAGCTGATAAAACCATCTATAGGGGCTGGAAAGATCGTCATCTCCGACCGCTACTTCTACTCGTCCCTGGCATATCAATGGGCGAGGGGTCTCGATTTGGATTGGCTCATTGACCTGAACCGCTTCGCCATTAGGCCGGATCTCGTAATCCTCCTCGATTTGCCCGTCAAGGAAAGCATGAAGCGCATAAACGGACGAAGCATAAAGACAGAGTTCGACAAGATAGTGGAGCTCCAGAAGAAGGTCAGGGAGAACTACCTCAAGCTCGCAGAGAGGTTTCCGGAGATGAAGATAGTGAACGCCCTCGCCAGCGTCAAGGACATACACAACGACATCGTCGCCCTGGTTGAGCACGAACTCCTCAAGAAGTGA
- a CDS encoding MFS transporter — MNEKKFSWSVVLGLALLGFSRSVGWALNKGLSFPLLSSYTNSAFVKGTILAVEGFIGLFIPVLLGYYSDTLKSKHGRRRPFIMIGGILAGIAAMMMYTGYAMGVPLWGFALTLAFFYLSMHIYTAQFRALMPDTIESGQRGKASGVITLLEWAGNLFLFGLAGYLIAKAVAETGESEGIKALAQTPYLKIPYIITAAFLIGAALFVYFIVREPEAPEIEENESLTAYLKSIVKNRDFLKFYAAQTLWWMSFEFIAIFLYGILAYVLHGSASEENVKAVTSLGLYLMALFNITVLLGALPGGLIYDKLGRRLSIILGGLIFALPQLWGGFINTQTEIVIALGIAGIGWGILMAASYPVIGDLLTRYEKEAFTGRYYGFFEATRSLPVLLAGIVGGAIVDLAGENYRVLFPIGAILVLLAMPMIWHMKNLEVHTAELE; from the coding sequence ATGAACGAGAAAAAGTTCAGCTGGAGTGTTGTTCTGGGCCTGGCGTTGCTCGGATTCAGCAGGAGCGTCGGCTGGGCACTGAACAAGGGGCTTTCATTCCCGCTGCTCTCGAGCTACACCAACTCGGCATTTGTGAAAGGAACCATACTGGCTGTTGAGGGTTTTATCGGCCTGTTCATTCCAGTTCTTCTTGGATATTACAGCGATACACTCAAATCAAAGCACGGAAGGAGAAGGCCTTTCATCATGATAGGCGGCATTCTCGCTGGAATCGCAGCGATGATGATGTACACGGGCTACGCTATGGGAGTTCCGCTCTGGGGCTTCGCCCTAACGTTAGCGTTCTTCTACCTGTCAATGCACATCTATACTGCCCAGTTTAGAGCTCTGATGCCCGACACAATAGAGAGCGGCCAGAGAGGGAAGGCCAGTGGGGTCATCACACTTCTCGAGTGGGCTGGAAACCTCTTCCTCTTCGGCTTGGCTGGTTACCTGATAGCCAAAGCAGTGGCAGAGACCGGCGAGAGCGAGGGAATCAAGGCACTCGCCCAGACCCCCTATCTCAAGATACCGTACATCATCACAGCTGCATTCCTCATTGGAGCGGCGCTCTTCGTTTACTTCATTGTAAGAGAGCCAGAGGCACCAGAGATAGAGGAGAATGAGAGCCTTACCGCATACCTGAAGAGCATCGTCAAGAACAGAGACTTCCTCAAGTTCTACGCGGCTCAAACACTCTGGTGGATGAGCTTCGAGTTCATAGCGATATTCCTTTACGGCATACTGGCTTACGTCCTTCACGGATCAGCGAGCGAGGAGAACGTCAAGGCAGTGACTTCTCTCGGACTTTACCTTATGGCACTCTTCAACATTACTGTTCTCCTCGGTGCCCTTCCTGGTGGCCTCATCTATGACAAGCTCGGCAGAAGGCTTAGCATAATCCTCGGCGGTCTCATATTTGCCCTCCCGCAGCTTTGGGGGGGGTTTATCAACACCCAGACCGAAATAGTGATTGCCCTTGGAATAGCGGGAATCGGCTGGGGAATCCTCATGGCGGCTTCTTATCCTGTCATCGGCGACTTGTTGACTCGCTATGAGAAGGAAGCCTTCACGGGCCGTTATTATGGCTTCTTTGAGGCCACCCGCTCCCTTCCAGTGCTCTTGGCGGGAATAGTCGGCGGTGCAATAGTTGACCTGGCAGGGGAGAACTACCGCGTCCTGTTCCCCATCGGGGCGATACTGGTTCTCCTGGCGATGCCGATGATATGGCACATGAAGAACCTTGAGGTCCATACGGCGGAGTTGGAGTGA